One Mycoavidus sp. HKI genomic region harbors:
- a CDS encoding hemagglutinin repeat-containing protein, translating to MLKPINGVSIQHIRSASIAPNRQEPITPHSSEEADSPTVNTAQPNAAGISYNEHPNFNVDPPGVTLQNGSTVRIILNHVIGRTLSQLNSVIKIAGEPAQLVFSNANGIECWGCNFLNTKHLVLSTGEPILNSDGELQAFHVKAGQITIKSNTTLKQFEQIDLIAYSIKVEGELSANKINMSTGTHEINYADTGLPMITRQQELSIARSETDQGSRRASRLHFIETARVWAKEHLNIQADTLDNASHRIQPNGNLTVKAVSLTGAGTLSAALDLAAKLEEDYTHKNQLSAGRHLSISTTQRLINQGTLQIQGEITLEAKELENQSKSLIDGVYLTLKAGDLLRNYGVIRGGSIAIDAPSLVNDGTNHSAEHQAGAILAHRQLTIQAQSLRNQEHGLVRSDGELTIGDALGTQRKLTDSTQVLVNSGSSMIESKEKLSIQVGELNNQNGQITAHSDLILNSQVILNQEGRIKAQGDQSVLDVYTAAINNTSGWLLHTGTGQTQIVAQVTIANFNTKAIPGAGLIFGKGPVTIHSPKIVNYEGGAIISDQMLKIKTPYLGNQLSTLSAGQKIEIDTDKLQNVGGLITVGEDEKFKAEASHSVQGPSRHAPDLVGVLEVNAQEVINTAYTGEKAQESLIRVQGKVVIEAQKIYNANKSQILGKEVDLNSKELISNAASTVYASDKFSLKAHSLVNLDKGILQSEGDFHISVNDELGNLKGQIIANSDLVLKSQVLDNQEVHIETRGDQSVLDVQVNLINNASGRLLNTSAGQTQIVARQTILNRNMDAVKGRGFIFGKGPVSVTSSQIVNDKGGVIFSNQTLEIKAADYVYNKFATLSACQKIDINTSSLNNYAGGLISVGTEEAAKTATSTGAHSPDNLTHYAGVLTVQAKEVRNMLDKGETQGGLIRLQGKIEMEAEKIFNGNKSQILAKNVSLNAKELFFDAGSTVFASDTLDLMAYIFKIKGVVQAQSIHLLSGVSQVCDTEASSWKGTVSTQPPDKEAQPSQSGLTVFQQAKMYASGNLSISSSGSLLNQGELKIEGDISLKARSLENQASALIDGRFLTLILHDQLRNDGVIQGSTVVISAQSLVNDGSEDTDAHQAGAIMARRQLAIGAQTLHNQEHGLVHSDGELTIGGSLNAQHKVEGSAQTLNNTTSATIESRDKLLIQADHLDNQNGQITTSADLILRSKNLDNTQGHIEANGDQSVLDIQVNMIDNTAGRLLHTGTGQAQIVAHYAIMNGDDEGEKGAGLIFAQGLLSVTSPKIANIEGGKILSNQALKIKASSFLSNQAGTLSASQKIEIDTIGLNNLKGKIIVGSDEAHPSQPTHNANLLEVHAKKVLNHDEGQIINTGIGEIKIFSDTIKNGESIDPETQGGLISAQGGVMLEAQGIFNGANSQISGKNVNLQAEQSFANLNGTVSASDRLSLKSKNFLNCIEGVLQSDGDLYVSVDRLINDGILHGKGQVLIEGDQIENNKQGWNDNYKTMQPPQRHVLKPGSALIVGDTVSIGAHDRLNSMLLNMAGVIFAQNSLKIGVKEVQNLERGVLYSGGSLAIGGELDAQSTAQVSSERILNNGSTIDAVGDLSIHAKKLINQNSRFETQERLIEEREIHECQDQHTNQRYDGSQIGWHGDVGGLYRVHHSGTEVFCFTNYNFTRRVSTTVVTHSEPGKIQAGGAIRLSGAVFNDKSRIIAGGALSDLEGGVAQINNRDANGRRITTDQGTSQWSDRDWHGGMFSRGWTRDWSGHVPYHPAPVIEHHTLNVAVSQQYTAVDQQAPSTALVLSTSALTRSSPFLNSGLQHFQFDPDRAYLIQTDPRFTRNSDTVSSNFLLNLLNLDPQHVPKRLGDGFYEQQLIRDQIIGLTGHYYLSGYRNPIAEFKALMHRGANWAKQHHLTLGIEPTPQQIAALSASPVWLVNQSVKLPDGSEQTVLTPKVYLAKRDASPVPLGGSLISANAIELHSDRPFKNAGTMISRGKMALTARNIDNQRGAIVSLDTLSMQASHNIDSRAGQLIAVKKMTLKAGQDIHLQSQTHTTHAISGSQTALDGVTRVQAEQLDAYAESDIHLASTQIKVAENARLEAKGDLTLGTATVGAQHQLVWDEHNDLSLSRKTEIGTQIETGGSLELKAGRDIHAAGAYVNAGKGLSVKADRDINVEAAYEETDFEESHYRESSTAFSSSSELTQNKLYRKQALSSTLSGGTVQIEAGHDLNIMGSNVIGMHDVDLHAANNIKQKAVEQAERGQHYSVKERSGLLDSGKFGVTVGTRTQKDAQENEHTPQIGSVIGSVSGHVRAFAGHEYEQSGSQLVVPIGDIQIQAGKAKIDVAYEESRVWQRSEWQQSGLTVSVSAPVLAAAQTNQQMLQASTQVSDPRMQALAAGAGALAMKNAYDAIQADPKAVGGATVSAMIGEDRYETEQTQLSKTALNSTLAAGGNISIQVSGLGEESTLDLIGARIEAKQDITLNVEGRLNVEAAPNSLIEQSQQQSRSFAVGMATTLGRQNSVGASLAVSVGHGHADGAQISYTPTLIQAGGKLTLKAQSDVRLKGAQIAGEQVTAQIEGDLEIESVQNTATYHSHSQSISGSVTAGSVSAASLHFSQRRMDSHYLSVAEQAGIQAGEGGFQVTVKGDTKLVGGVIAGAEQAVRAGRNTLMTGTLQQTDLTNQASYDASSISLGGGYSQSGKGVGSKQSGEVTTPAHSGNQLASRGGMSAAIPIVMSASGQAQSTTRSAISGAEIVITDEARQMELTGHSAAETIADLNRHPAQSHQTLAPIFNRAEIEASFDIVNALGREAGTFIVNRAREADHKLERAKNIETLANDEFMPVAQRQELLEVAAELRAQAQNLNKQWGAGGTYRRIVTALTAAASGNVTGTSAQFTQAAALNYLQSLGAEKIKYIADSLHDETVRAALHGALAYGGAVARGQSGGAAALGASASVLVNTLLGPVEGVSEEEKDARKNIVTSLVAGLADAGGVDATSAQHAAQIETENNAMVLAAPLLVTPPGLTLLGLLGAAAAGAVVTKGAMDFYEEYKERATNTEQPGEDGNQLVQPPPPPMITLIEPEQPPHLPGMAWHQDEEVRLEGMPNQSGEHIVQPLARPREVQSAGNVMETPIAEGLDIFDTVIFSKGVKANRDKDYVPNAGSVDNMEHFFNGTEFGKEVKRVTIPTNEFYHGERIYKATEGIGVEIKDGDLMYLDKQHKNHLEVYTGNRVSRNVLNLDGTINVVKTNKAQGRRLVK from the coding sequence ATGTTAAAACCAATTAATGGAGTTTCGATTCAACACATTCGATCTGCTTCTATTGCCCCTAACAGACAAGAGCCAATAACACCCCACTCTAGTGAGGAAGCAGACTCTCCGACTGTGAACACCGCCCAGCCCAATGCGGCAGGCATTTCATATAACGAACACCCAAATTTCAACGTTGATCCACCCGGCGTAACCTTGCAGAACGGCTCTACTGTTCGGATTATTTTGAATCACGTGATAGGGCGCACGCTTTCTCAACTGAATAGCGTGATAAAAATCGCCGGGGAGCCGGCTCAACTCGTTTTCTCCAATGCTAACGGCATTGAGTGTTGGGGATGTAATTTTCTCAATACTAAACATCTTGTGCTCAGCACAGGCGAGCCTATTTTAAATAGTGATGGCGAGCTTCAGGCCTTTCACGTGAAGGCAGGTCAAATTACGATCAAAAGCAACACGACACTCAAACAGTTTGAGCAAATTGACCTGATTGCGTACTCCATTAAAGTAGAGGGAGAGTTGTCCGCCAATAAAATCAACATGAGCACGGGGACGCACGAAATCAATTACGCGGATACGGGTCTGCCCATGATTACGCGGCAACAGGAACTCTCCATAGCACGTAGCGAGACCGATCAAGGTTCGCGACGCGCGAGTCGCTTGCACTTCATCGAGACAGCTAGAGTGTGGGCTAAAGAGCATCTGAATATTCAAGCTGATACGCTAGATAATGCCAGCCATCGGATTCAACCAAACGGTAATTTAACCGTCAAAGCAGTCAGTCTTACGGGGGCGGGAACGCTTAGCGCGGCGCTTGATCTTGCCGCAAAGCTTGAAGAAGACTATACACATAAAAATCAATTGAGTGCAGGCCGTCATCTATCGATTTCGACGACTCAGCGCTTAATCAATCAAGGCACTCTACAGATTCAAGGTGAAATAACCCTGGAGGCAAAAGAGCTTGAGAATCAATCAAAGTCTTTGATAGATGGCGTTTACCTTACGCTCAAAGCAGGAGATTTGCTTAGAAACTACGGCGTAATTCGAGGTGGCAGCATAGCCATCGATGCACCAAGCTTGGTCAATGATGGTACGAATCATTCCGCGGAGCATCAAGCTGGAGCAATATTGGCGCATCGCCAGCTTACAATTCAAGCACAGAGTCTGCGCAACCAAGAACACGGATTAGTGCGTAGCGATGGTGAACTGACTATAGGAGATGCCCTCGGTACTCAACGCAAATTGACTGACTCAACCCAAGTGCTGGTGAATTCCGGCTCTTCTATGATTGAGTCAAAAGAAAAACTCTCGATCCAAGTCGGTGAGTTAAACAATCAAAATGGACAAATCACAGCACATTCTGACCTTATCCTAAACAGTCAAGTCATTCTAAACCAGGAAGGGCGCATAAAAGCTCAGGGGGATCAAAGCGTGTTAGATGTTTACACCGCTGCGATTAATAATACTTCCGGATGGTTGCTTCATACAGGAACGGGGCAGACTCAGATTGTGGCGCAGGTAACGATAGCGAATTTCAATACTAAAGCGATACCAGGAGCTGGCTTAATCTTTGGTAAAGGTCCGGTTACTATTCACTCCCCCAAAATAGTAAATTATGAAGGTGGAGCAATTATTTCGGATCAAATGCTCAAAATAAAAACCCCCTACTTGGGCAATCAATTGAGCACCTTATCGGCTGGCCAGAAAATAGAGATTGACACCGATAAATTACAGAATGTAGGAGGCTTGATAACTGTTGGCGAAGATGAGAAATTCAAGGCGGAGGCTTCCCATAGCGTACAAGGTCCATCCCGTCACGCTCCTGACTTAGTAGGCGTACTTGAAGTGAATGCTCAGGAGGTCATCAACACTGCGTATACGGGTGAAAAAGCCCAAGAGAGTTTAATTCGTGTTCAGGGCAAGGTAGTGATAGAAGCACAGAAAATCTACAATGCGAATAAAAGTCAGATTTTAGGGAAGGAGGTGGATCTGAACTCAAAAGAACTCATCTCCAACGCTGCGAGCACGGTGTACGCAAGCGACAAGTTTTCGCTGAAGGCTCATTCTCTTGTCAATTTAGATAAAGGGATTTTGCAAAGTGAGGGCGATTTCCATATTTCAGTGAATGATGAGTTGGGCAATCTGAAAGGGCAAATCATAGCGAATTCAGATCTTGTTCTGAAAAGTCAGGTGCTTGACAATCAAGAAGTTCATATCGAAACCAGGGGGGATCAAAGCGTATTGGACGTGCAGGTCAACCTGATTAACAATGCCTCTGGCCGACTGCTGAATACAAGTGCAGGACAGACTCAAATTGTGGCCCGTCAGACAATACTGAATCGCAATATGGATGCGGTAAAAGGGAGGGGATTTATTTTCGGCAAAGGCCCTGTGAGTGTCACCTCCTCTCAAATAGTCAATGACAAAGGAGGGGTCATTTTTTCGAACCAAACCCTCGAAATAAAAGCTGCCGACTATGTGTACAATAAATTTGCTACCTTATCGGCCTGCCAAAAAATCGACATTAACACCAGTAGCTTAAACAACTACGCTGGAGGGCTCATTAGTGTAGGAACGGAAGAAGCAGCCAAGACGGCGACCTCGACTGGCGCCCATAGTCCGGATAACCTTACCCATTACGCGGGCGTGCTTACAGTGCAGGCGAAGGAAGTGCGTAACATGCTGGATAAAGGTGAGACGCAAGGTGGTCTGATCCGTTTGCAGGGCAAGATCGAGATGGAAGCAGAAAAAATCTTCAATGGAAATAAAAGTCAGATTTTAGCGAAAAATGTGAGTTTGAATGCAAAAGAACTTTTTTTCGACGCTGGCAGTACGGTATTTGCAAGCGATACATTGGATTTAATGGCGTACATTTTCAAAATAAAGGGCGTAGTGCAGGCGCAGAGTATTCACCTGCTAAGCGGAGTCAGTCAAGTTTGTGACACGGAGGCAAGCTCTTGGAAGGGTACAGTCAGTACACAGCCTCCAGATAAGGAAGCGCAACCTAGCCAAAGCGGGCTGACTGTATTCCAACAGGCCAAGATGTATGCAAGCGGCAACCTATCGATTTCGAGTTCGGGTAGCTTACTGAATCAAGGGGAGTTAAAAATAGAGGGCGATATTTCTCTTAAGGCGAGATCCCTAGAGAATCAAGCAAGCGCTTTGATCGACGGACGATTTTTGACGCTAATCCTACACGATCAGCTTAGAAATGATGGAGTAATCCAAGGCAGCACTGTAGTTATCAGTGCGCAGAGCCTAGTCAATGATGGTAGCGAGGATACCGACGCGCATCAAGCAGGGGCCATCATGGCGCGCCGCCAGCTTGCCATCGGCGCACAGACCCTACACAACCAAGAACATGGCTTGGTGCATAGCGATGGCGAATTGACGATAGGGGGCTCCCTCAATGCTCAGCACAAAGTAGAAGGTTCAGCACAGACTCTAAACAACACCACGTCTGCCACCATTGAGTCAAGAGATAAGCTATTGATCCAAGCCGATCATTTGGACAATCAAAATGGGCAAATCACAACGAGTGCGGATCTTATTCTGAGGAGTAAAAATCTTGATAATACGCAGGGCCATATAGAAGCCAATGGCGATCAAAGCGTATTAGATATACAGGTCAACATGATTGACAATACCGCAGGCCGGCTGCTCCATACTGGCACAGGACAGGCTCAGATTGTGGCCCACTACGCAATAATGAATGGCGATGATGAAGGTGAAAAAGGAGCCGGTTTAATCTTTGCTCAAGGCCTTCTTTCTGTCACCTCACCTAAAATAGCGAATATTGAAGGCGGGAAAATTCTTTCGAATCAAGCGCTCAAAATAAAAGCCTCCTCTTTTTTAAGTAATCAAGCTGGCACGTTATCGGCCAGCCAAAAAATCGAGATTGACACCATCGGCTTAAATAACCTTAAAGGAAAAATCATTGTAGGGTCGGATGAGGCGCACCCATCGCAACCCACCCATAACGCTAACTTGCTTGAAGTGCATGCGAAGAAAGTGTTAAACCATGATGAAGGTCAGATCATCAACACCGGTATAGGTGAAATAAAGATTTTCTCGGATACCATCAAAAATGGCGAGAGTATAGATCCAGAAACACAAGGCGGCCTGATCAGTGCTCAAGGCGGAGTCATGCTGGAGGCGCAAGGTATCTTCAATGGGGCTAACAGTCAGATTTCAGGGAAGAATGTCAATCTGCAAGCAGAACAATCTTTCGCCAACCTCAACGGTACAGTGTCTGCAAGCGACAGATTATCGCTGAAAAGTAAAAATTTTTTGAATTGTATAGAAGGGGTCTTACAAAGTGATGGAGATCTCTATGTTTCAGTAGATCGTTTAATCAACGATGGTATTTTGCACGGCAAGGGTCAAGTCTTGATCGAGGGTGACCAGATAGAGAATAATAAACAGGGATGGAACGACAATTACAAAACTATGCAGCCTCCTCAAAGGCACGTGTTGAAACCAGGCTCGGCTTTGATTGTTGGCGATACGGTTTCAATCGGCGCGCATGATAGGCTCAACTCTATGTTGCTTAACATGGCTGGTGTGATCTTCGCGCAAAACAGTCTTAAAATCGGTGTTAAGGAGGTTCAAAACTTAGAGCGCGGCGTGCTCTATAGCGGCGGTAGTTTAGCCATTGGCGGTGAGTTGGATGCTCAGTCCACAGCGCAGGTCAGCAGTGAACGCATCCTCAATAATGGATCAACGATTGATGCGGTAGGTGATCTCTCGATCCATGCAAAAAAGTTGATCAATCAAAATTCGAGGTTCGAGACCCAAGAAAGGCTGATCGAAGAGCGGGAGATACACGAATGTCAGGATCAGCATACCAACCAACGCTACGATGGATCTCAAATCGGATGGCATGGTGACGTAGGGGGCCTTTACCGAGTGCACCACTCCGGTACAGAAGTGTTTTGTTTTACTAACTATAACTTTACCCGTCGTGTGTCAACGACCGTGGTCACGCACAGCGAACCCGGTAAAATTCAAGCGGGTGGGGCGATCCGCTTATCGGGAGCGGTTTTTAATGATAAAAGCCGGATTATTGCAGGGGGAGCGCTCAGTGACCTCGAAGGTGGAGTGGCTCAGATTAATAACCGTGATGCCAACGGTCGGCGTATCACGACCGATCAGGGAACATCGCAATGGTCAGACAGAGACTGGCATGGTGGCATGTTCAGTCGGGGCTGGACTCGTGATTGGAGCGGGCACGTACCCTACCATCCCGCTCCGGTGATAGAACACCACACTCTGAATGTAGCCGTCTCTCAACAATACACCGCGGTTGACCAGCAAGCGCCCTCTACAGCGTTAGTGCTGAGCACCTCTGCCTTAACCCGCAGCAGCCCTTTCTTAAATAGTGGCTTACAGCACTTTCAGTTCGATCCTGATCGAGCGTATCTAATTCAAACCGATCCCCGTTTTACGCGTAACAGCGATACCGTTTCTAGCAATTTCTTGCTGAATTTACTCAATCTCGACCCCCAACACGTGCCCAAACGCTTAGGAGATGGCTTTTATGAACAGCAACTGATTCGTGACCAGATCATTGGCTTGACGGGTCACTACTATCTATCCGGCTATCGAAACCCAATTGCTGAATTCAAAGCGTTAATGCATAGGGGGGCAAACTGGGCCAAGCAACACCATCTGACCCTCGGCATAGAGCCCACGCCGCAGCAAATTGCCGCCTTAAGCGCGAGCCCAGTTTGGCTGGTGAATCAAAGCGTTAAATTACCCGACGGCTCAGAACAGACGGTCCTGACGCCCAAAGTCTATCTCGCGAAAAGAGATGCCAGTCCAGTTCCGCTGGGCGGCTCGCTGATTTCAGCCAACGCCATTGAACTGCACAGCGACCGCCCATTTAAAAATGCCGGCACGATGATCAGCCGCGGCAAGATGGCTCTCACTGCACGCAATATTGATAACCAGCGCGGCGCAATCGTCAGCTTGGACACCCTCTCGATGCAGGCGAGCCATAACATCGATAGTCGCGCTGGCCAGTTGATTGCCGTCAAAAAAATGACTTTAAAAGCTGGACAGGATATCCATCTCCAAAGCCAAACCCATACGACCCATGCCATCAGCGGCAGCCAGACGGCGCTAGATGGTGTCACCCGGGTCCAAGCCGAGCAGTTGGACGCGTATGCCGAGTCGGATATTCATTTGGCCTCGACTCAAATCAAGGTGGCTGAAAACGCCCGTTTAGAAGCCAAAGGCGACCTCACACTAGGTACCGCCACTGTAGGTGCTCAACACCAATTAGTCTGGGATGAACACAATGACTTAAGCCTAAGCAGAAAAACAGAAATCGGCACGCAAATTGAAACGGGCGGTTCACTTGAACTTAAGGCGGGTCGGGATATCCATGCGGCTGGCGCTTATGTGAATGCTGGAAAAGGACTTTCTGTCAAAGCGGATCGAGATATTAACGTGGAGGCAGCCTATGAAGAGACGGATTTTGAGGAGTCTCATTATCGTGAATCGAGCACTGCATTCTCTTCTTCGAGCGAATTAACGCAAAACAAACTGTATAGAAAACAAGCATTGAGCAGTACCTTATCCGGGGGCACGGTACAGATAGAAGCCGGACATGACCTGAATATCATGGGCTCAAACGTGATCGGGATGCACGATGTGGATCTCCATGCGGCCAACAATATCAAGCAAAAAGCTGTCGAGCAGGCTGAGAGAGGCCAGCACTATTCCGTTAAAGAACGCTCAGGCTTATTAGATAGCGGGAAATTCGGAGTGACGGTGGGCACGCGGACACAAAAAGACGCTCAAGAAAATGAGCACACGCCCCAGATTGGTTCGGTGATAGGCAGTGTATCTGGCCATGTTAGAGCCTTTGCCGGCCATGAATACGAGCAAAGCGGCAGTCAGCTGGTTGTGCCGATAGGCGATATCCAGATTCAAGCTGGCAAGGCCAAGATCGATGTGGCCTATGAGGAGAGCAGGGTCTGGCAGCGTAGTGAATGGCAGCAATCGGGTTTGACGGTTTCGGTCAGTGCGCCCGTGCTTGCAGCGGCGCAAACGAATCAGCAGATGCTGCAGGCCAGTACCCAGGTCAGTGATCCACGGATGCAGGCGTTAGCGGCAGGCGCAGGTGCACTGGCGATGAAAAATGCCTACGATGCGATCCAGGCGGATCCCAAAGCGGTGGGTGGCGCGACAGTGAGCGCCATGATTGGCGAAGATCGTTATGAAACAGAGCAGACGCAGCTGAGCAAGACGGCGCTGAACAGCACACTGGCGGCAGGTGGGAATATATCGATCCAGGTCAGTGGCTTAGGAGAAGAGTCCACGCTGGATCTGATTGGTGCCCGCATAGAAGCAAAACAGGATATTACGCTTAACGTAGAAGGTCGACTGAATGTGGAAGCTGCGCCGAATAGCTTGATTGAGCAGAGTCAGCAGCAGAGCCGGAGTTTTGCAGTGGGGATGGCGACAACGCTTGGCCGCCAGAACTCAGTGGGGGCCTCGCTGGCGGTGAGCGTTGGGCATGGCCATGCAGATGGGGCGCAAATCAGCTATACGCCGACCTTGATCCAAGCGGGTGGCAAGCTGACGCTCAAGGCACAAAGCGATGTGCGCCTAAAAGGCGCGCAGATAGCTGGGGAGCAGGTTACAGCGCAGATTGAGGGGGATCTTGAAATAGAAAGTGTGCAAAACACGGCGACTTACCATAGCCACTCTCAAAGTATCAGTGGCAGCGTAACAGCAGGTTCTGTCTCAGCGGCCAGCCTGCATTTCTCGCAACGTAGGATGGACAGTCATTATCTGAGCGTCGCGGAACAGGCGGGGATTCAGGCGGGAGAGGGAGGTTTTCAGGTAACCGTTAAGGGTGATACGAAGCTTGTCGGTGGCGTGATTGCAGGGGCTGAACAGGCAGTGCGGGCAGGGAGGAACACTCTAATGACAGGAACCCTGCAACAGACTGATCTGACGAATCAAGCGAGCTATGATGCAAGCAGTATCAGTTTAGGTGGAGGGTACAGTCAAAGTGGCAAAGGGGTGGGCTCGAAGCAATCGGGAGAAGTGACAACGCCTGCCCATAGTGGTAATCAGTTGGCGAGCCGGGGTGGCATGAGTGCTGCGATACCGATTGTGATGAGTGCCTCTGGTCAGGCGCAGTCCACAACCCGCAGTGCGATTAGTGGTGCGGAGATTGTGATTACGGATGAGGCCCGGCAAATGGAACTGACGGGGCACAGTGCGGCAGAGACGATTGCAGACCTAAACCGTCATCCGGCACAGAGTCATCAAACGTTAGCGCCGATTTTTAACCGGGCTGAGATTGAGGCTAGCTTTGATATCGTCAATGCATTAGGTCGGGAAGCGGGTACCTTTATCGTCAATAGAGCCCGGGAAGCGGATCATAAGCTTGAGCGGGCCAAAAATATAGAGACGCTGGCCAATGATGAGTTCATGCCTGTAGCGCAGCGGCAGGAATTGCTGGAAGTCGCGGCTGAGTTACGGGCGCAGGCGCAGAATTTGAATAAGCAATGGGGAGCAGGAGGCACCTACCGTCGCATCGTCACTGCGCTGACGGCAGCGGCATCGGGCAATGTGACTGGGACGAGCGCGCAATTTACCCAGGCAGCGGCGCTCAACTATTTGCAAAGCCTGGGTGCCGAAAAAATCAAGTATATTGCAGATAGCCTGCATGATGAAACGGTGCGTGCCGCCTTGCATGGGGCATTAGCTTATGGCGGCGCAGTCGCGCGGGGGCAATCGGGTGGCGCAGCGGCCTTGGGCGCGAGTGCAAGTGTATTGGTGAATACTCTGCTAGGTCCTGTAGAAGGCGTGTCTGAAGAGGAGAAAGACGCGCGCAAGAATATAGTCACTAGCCTAGTGGCGGGGCTTGCAGATGCAGGAGGGGTTGATGCGACATCCGCGCAGCATGCGGCGCAGATTGAAACAGAAAATAATGCCATGGTGCTGGCAGCACCGTTATTGGTAACCCCACCTGGACTCACTTTATTAGGCTTATTAGGCGCAGCGGCTGCAGGTGCGGTGGTGACGAAAGGAGCCATGGATTTTTATGAAGAGTATAAAGAGCGGGCAACAAATACCGAGCAGCCTGGAGAGGACGGTAATCAGTTAGTGCAACCGCCTCCGCCGCCGATGATAACGCTGATAGAACCAGAGCAGCCGCCCCATCTTCCCGGCATGGCATGGCATCAGGATGAAGAAGTGCGGCTTGAAGGCATGCCTAATCAATCTGGAGAGCATATCGTTCAGCCTTTGGCGAGGCCAAGAGAGGTTCAATCAGCAGGTAATGTGATGGAGACGCCGATTGCCGAAGGGTTAGATATATTTGACACGGTTATTTTTAGTAAGGGGGTGAAAGCCAATAGAGACAAGGACTATGTGCCGAATGCAGGTTCTGTTGATAATATGGAGCATTTTTTTAATGGAACAGAGTTTGGTAAGGAAGTAAAGCGCGTGACTATTCCTACTAACGAGTTCTATCATGGAGAGAGGATATACAAAGCAACTGAAGGAATTGGAGTTGAAATAAAAGATGGTGATTTGATGTACTTAGATAAGCAGCATAAAAATCATTTGGAGGTATATACTGGGAATAGAGTTTCCAGAAACGTTTTAAATCTTGATGGAACAATTAATGTTGTTAAAACTAACAAAGCACAGGGCAGAAGATTAGTGAAATAA
- the rpsL gene encoding 30S ribosomal protein S12 has product MPTTNQLVRKGRVSAQLKSKSPALENSPQRRGVCTRVYTTTPKKPNSALRKVAKVRLTNGFEVIPYIGGEGHNLQEHSVVLIRGGRVKDLPGVRYHIVRGSLDTQGVKDRKQARSKYGAKRAKKA; this is encoded by the coding sequence ATGCCAACTACTAATCAGCTGGTTCGTAAAGGTCGCGTCTCGGCTCAATTGAAGAGCAAGAGCCCGGCTTTAGAGAACAGCCCACAGCGGCGCGGTGTGTGCACTCGGGTGTACACCACGACGCCGAAGAAACCAAATTCAGCGCTACGTAAAGTAGCTAAAGTGCGTTTAACGAACGGCTTTGAGGTGATTCCTTATATCGGCGGCGAAGGCCATAATCTGCAGGAGCACTCGGTGGTGCTGATTCGCGGTGGCCGGGTTAAGGATTTGCCTGGTGTACGTTATCACATTGTGCGTGGTTCACTTGATACGCAAGGCGTGAAAGATCGTAAGCAAGCACGCTCGAAATACGGTGCAAAGCGCGCGAAAAAAGCGTAA
- the rpsG gene encoding 30S ribosomal protein S7: MPRRREVPKREILPDPKFGNVEVAKFMNVLMLSGKKSVAERIVYGAFKHVQDKNGKEPLELFNGALNNVKPVVEVKGRRVGGANYQVPVEVRPARRAALAMRWLCDAAKKRSEKSMALRLAAELLEAFEGRGGAMKKRDEVHRMAEANKAFSHFRF, encoded by the coding sequence ATGCCACGTCGTCGTGAAGTCCCCAAGCGGGAAATTCTGCCAGATCCTAAATTTGGCAATGTAGAAGTCGCAAAATTCATGAATGTGCTGATGTTGTCTGGCAAGAAGTCTGTTGCCGAGCGTATTGTCTATGGCGCATTCAAACACGTTCAAGATAAAAACGGCAAAGAGCCTTTAGAATTATTTAACGGCGCACTGAATAACGTTAAACCAGTGGTTGAAGTTAAAGGGCGTCGCGTCGGTGGTGCAAACTACCAGGTGCCAGTTGAAGTGCGGCCAGCACGTCGCGCAGCGCTAGCCATGCGTTGGTTGTGCGATGCAGCGAAAAAGCGCAGTGAAAAATCCATGGCGTTACGTTTAGCTGCTGAATTGCTCGAGGCTTTCGAGGGCCGTGGTGGCGCCATGAAAAAGCGCGATGAAGTGCACCGGATGGCAGAAGCTAATAAAGCATTTTCGCATTTCCGTTTTTAA